The Pyrus communis chromosome 14, drPyrComm1.1, whole genome shotgun sequence sequence AGTTTGGGTGAAAGCTTTTGTGCGCTGCGTACTCTAAACTAAGCTGTTCAACTAATAAATGTGAGATTTGTCCATCTAAGTAGTTTCTGAGGGCTACtacaaattgtcacatccctgtATATATGGTATATTACAACTGTAGTGTTTGTGAACGCTACTACAAATTGTTTAAATTGACCATGTGGTCAATGTGATCAACAACCTGTGATGATCTCTGATTCTCGCAATTGAATCCAGGATTATATCcacttatttttattatctGTTGCAGGGAACATCTTTGCTTTTGGGCTGTTTGTTTCACCGATGTAAGTTTTGATCAGTTTGGTAATAATTAAATGTGAGAAAACATGAGAACGAGAACGATTTGTATTCATTTCCTCACCGGTTTGTTTTTTAATTGGCTTTATTTTCTTACTTTCAGACACACATTTAGAAGAATAATGAGAAACCGTGCCACTGAAGAGTTCTCAGGGCTCCCATACATATATGCCCTTTTGAACTGCTTGATCAGCATGTGGTATGGATCGCCTATTATATCTCCTGATAACATAATGGTTATGACGGTCAATTCAGTTGGTGCGGTGTTTCAATTAGTGTACATAGCCCTCTTCATAATATACGCtgagaaaacaaaaaaggttACCTATATTACTCGCACCTGTTACCTTGGTGAAGTTTGTGAAAGCCTTACTATGTTCTAAGTGTCGTTAGTTCCCTCTATCTTTGCAGATGAAGATGCTGGGATTGCTGGCAGCAGTTTGTGGTCTAATTGCAATCATAGTATATGGGAGCTTGCAAATTGCTGATGCTGCTATACGTCAGCTAGTTGTTGGAGTGCTTAGTTGTGCATCTCTAATATCAATGTTTGCTTCTCCTTTGTTTATAATTGTAAGTTAATCCAAGGCCTTTGCCATACTTTCTTTATTTTGGTTTATGTTGGCATCAACTATGTATTTTGTTGTGTTACCTTATTTGCTTTGTTGTGTTTTGCAGAACTTGGTGATCCGGACAAAGAGCGTCGAATTTATGCCATTCTATCTCTCCCTTTCCACCTTCCTCATGAGCACCTCTTTCTTGCTTTatggaatttttaattttgatctcTTTGTTTATGTAAGATTCCCTTGCAGCacattttctctgttttttaaGAAAAGATATATGGAGCCGTCAATTCAGATTAAAGTTATCTGTTTCTCAGGTCTTACAGTATCATTCTTGATGCATTTCAGGTCCCAAATGGAGTAGGAACCATTTTGGGGATTGTACAATTAGCGTTGTACTTTCATTATAAGGATTCGTCTAAAGGAAACTCCAGAGAACCGTTGATAGtttcatatgcataaatcagTTCCGGAAACAAGAGAGTGCATGTGTTTTGTCCTTGATGTAAGTGTTATCTTTTATCTGTTTTATTTATCGCAACGGGAAACCATAATCTTATCATTTCTAGCATGTACAAGTCTGCCTTCTAGTGTCAAATTTATCACAAATAAATGCTATATATGCTCCATTTTCCCCACACAAAAGAAATTTGTGGCCTGGGTTTCCCCTCCCTGAATACATGTCTACATGTAAAATTAATGTCATGCTAATCTTATGAATTCATCCTTCACTGTTAATAGGTGAGAACAAATCTTATCAAGTAGGCAAAATGATTGAAGAGAAGAGTGTGGTGAGGCTTACCTACTTGAAAACAAAATGTATGTCCTTTCGGCCTTTCAATCTCCTCTATGGCTCGGGTCATCCCCCTCCCCCGCCCTCTCTTCCTCTGTCTTTCTATGTGTGAAAGTGCATCTATGTGTATCATAGATACTTGGAAGAGTTTGTCACACTAGTAATCCCATTTTTCAATCGGTAGCATTCTTGAATTGGTATGAGTTCTACGATGTAATTGTTTCATATCATCGGATCAACTTCTTCTCATCTTTCCTGCATCAAGTTGAAACCTGTAAAGCCGTTTTTATATGGCTTTAGCAGCTTCACTATTGGTATATGTCAAGGAAAAGAACGAAAGAGGTCAAGGTCCAGACGTGAAACACATCCTGCTTTATTTGTACAATCAATACAGTGTCACGGTTTCAATTCCACTTTCCTTTCTCAGCTTCTTTTTTGCTTATGTGATTTGTGATTGTACCTTCTGCTTCAGAATCAGTCATGAAATACTTTTCAATTTGCTTGTGTTTCAATTTCGCATTCGTATTCTTTTTGGGAATTTAggtaaattcaattctctttctGAATTCTTTACCTTCTTGTGTGATAGCATAAAATTGTCTAACATGTTAAATTGTTGACTCGTACCCAAAACTTTAGAAGAAACATTCTAGCAAACCATCTGAACATATCAGAAATATTAACTGGCTTCATTAGAAACCTCTGTTCCGAAGAAACACGGGAGGACTTAAAAGAAACGTGAGTTGCAAGCTTAGGTACTTGAGGCATTAGTTGGCTGTGATTGGAAAGTTTTAATTAGACTGAAAGGAACAATAAGATCTGCATAGATTAGCTGATAGCAATAATTCTGCATAAACAAGTTCTTCGATATCTTTACTGCCAAGCTTTCTAAGATATTTGTTGGTTAACTAATGGAGTTTATAGATTTTCTTGCACATGCATTGGGAAAGGGAGATTAATTTTGAACATGGGAATTTCTATGGATCATCAAGTTAGCACTCGAAAATAGTTATTTTGCACTCCTTCCGTCCTCGTCTTTTT is a genomic window containing:
- the LOC137715645 gene encoding bidirectional sugar transporter SWEET2-like isoform X1, yielding MVFSPSNPVFLICKDAAGIAGNIFAFGLFVSPIHTFRRIMRNRATEEFSGLPYIYALLNCLISMWYGSPIISPDNIMVMTVNSVGAVFQLVYIALFIIYAEKTKKMKMLGLLAAVCGLIAIIVYGSLQIADAAIRQLVVGVLSCASLISMFASPLFIINLVIRTKSVEFMPFYLSLSTFLMSTSFLLYGIFNFDLFVYVPNGVGTILGIVQLALYFHYKDSSKGNSREPLIVSYA
- the LOC137715645 gene encoding bidirectional sugar transporter SWEET2-like isoform X2, with protein sequence MRNRATEEFSGLPYIYALLNCLISMWYGSPIISPDNIMVMTVNSVGAVFQLVYIALFIIYAEKTKKMKMLGLLAAVCGLIAIIVYGSLQIADAAIRQLVVGVLSCASLISMFASPLFIINLVIRTKSVEFMPFYLSLSTFLMSTSFLLYGIFNFDLFVYVPNGVGTILGIVQLALYFHYKDSSKGNSREPLIVSYA